ACAGCGCAGGAGGCCAAGGGCGCCGAGCAGCTCGTTGAACGGTGAGTACGTTATTCTTGGTATGGAAGAATTGTCATTGCCAAGTGCATTGGATAATAGATTTGAATTGTCGTGGGTTTTCTGTATTTGTGGCGACCTATTTGGTTGGTAGTGTATGTATGATACATTTTTAGGTTTGGGCATATAAGAATCAGCTGGAATCCTACGGATTCAGAGTGCTGATTATATCTGTTGTAATACCAGGATGTGATTGTTTCAGATGACTGTTACTAGTTCTGATTAAATTACTTCCAGAGTTCCCCGTGTTACTACGTACTACATTGATACGCTAGGGCCTAGGGCCATAATCTGATAGCTTGACATGAGGCATACAGCATGGGCAACATATCTATAGAAAATGGAACTGGCAACATATAGTTTTGAATTGAGACACGCAATAAtcggaaaaaaatagaaatgtcTTGATCTCTCGTTTGGTTTTGCATTTGATTTTATGGATTTGTGAAGCTTGTTGATTCACTATGCTCTGTGTGATTTGGTTTGCTGAGACTACAGCTTTAATTACGGATTTTTTATGTGTGGTCGATAAGAACTATCCTATACATGACATGTGTGTCGACCTTAGGTTCTACAATATGGGGTGGAGAAAAGAGTCACATTAAGGGATAGGTTCTACAATATTATTTTATCAGTGCTTAAGTATAATAAGAATTGAAAAGTGCATCAAGTTGGAAAAGTGTGTGATTTGCACAATAGGTTTCTTCTTTCTTGCATTCCTTTTATCTTCTCTTTGCTCCTCTGTTTTGTGTTTTAGTATGGGAATAACTTATCTCTATGTGCTGTATCAATGTTACTTTCTGACTCTCCACTACATTAGATTTGACTATGAAATGATTCCGAATTGTTGAAATCAGGATGCTGCGAACAGGAACTGTACCAGATGATGAATCCTACAATTTGGTCGTTGGTCTGCTGATTAGACAGAACCTTTTTGACTCAGCTCTTAAGTATTTGGATATGATGCTTAAATCAGGCCACACACTATCCCTAACTATTTTCACTGATTATGTCCGAGCATGTGTGAGATCTGGGAGATTGGACACATTGGCATCAATCATAGAGAAATGCAAGGTACTTCTTCTTGGAATGGTTAATCTAGTGCACCTGAGTTATTTAGATTGTTAATTGCAGCTGGTCTCAGTTGTATGTTTTTTTTGGGGTCATATACTCTCTTTTTTTAATTGAAAACTATACCCATTAGTCTTTGGCATTCTTATTTTGGGGTATACCTTCTGCATGTGTATGTCAACTTGAAAATATTTGCTTGCCTTGTTTATGATACTGTGATTTGTTTTGTTTCAGACAACAGATAAGAACAAAGTCTTGTGTCCACAATGGACCTGGTGCATTGACCTAGCAGAAGCTGCATTTGAAGCTAACAATAGCAAATTAGCTCTTTTTGCTTTGGAATTTCTTGCAAGATGGATTGTTCGTGGTGAGAATGCTAAACCTCCCGCTCAGCTGTCAGTTAATGAAGGTCTCGTAATATCAGCTCTAAGTGCTGCTGGCAGAACTTATAGTACTGACCTCTTGAATGCTGCTTGGTCTCTACTGCGGAAGTCCCTGCGCCAGAAGAGGGCACCCACTCCAGATACATATCTTGCCAAGATTTATGCTCATTCATCAATTGGCCAGCTTCAACGGGCTTTTGGGACACTGCGTGAATTTGAAAATGCCTACGGGAACTCTGAGGACATTGATCCAGAGCTCTTCTCGCCATTTACTTCCTTGCATCCGCTTGTTGTTGCTTGCTGCAAAGATGGCTTTAGCACACTGGATTCGGTACTATTCGCATAGCACCTGCTATACATGATATATTGTGATGGCCATTTGtgatttttcttttgcaaaGAATGATGAAATACCCTAATCCTATAGGGTCTTCTCCGCAGGTGTATGTTCAATTGGAGAATCTGACTCGTGCGGATCCACCATACAAATCTGTTGCTGCCCTTAACTGTATTATATTAGGCTGTGCAAACATTTGGGATATTGACCGAGCATATGAAACTTTTGTGGCTATCAAGGATAAGTTTGAACTCACACCTGACATACATTCATACAATGCCCTTCTGTGTGCGTTTGGAAAGAAGAAAGGGGTATTATTATCTGTCTGGTctatataattaatatttatggcCTTTATCAACTTGTTCCATATCAGTTTGTTCAATCTGTTTTCCTGTACTGCAGACAGAAGAAGCTTGCAATGTGTTCGAGCATATATTAACTCTTGGTGTTAAGCCAAATGCAACAACATACTCCCTACTTGTCGACGCCCATCTTGCAAATAAAGATCCAAAAGCTGCTCTTGCCGTAATTGATAAGATGGTTAGTCTAAATTACCATTCAAAAATGTATTTTTGCATAGAAACTTCTCTAATTATTATGTTTGGTTCAggttgatgctggatttatacCTTCAAAGGATACCCTGAAGAAGGTTCGTAGACGCTGCTCTCGTGAATCTGACTTCGACAGtgatgagaaggtgcaatccctgGCTAAGCAGTTCAACTACCGAATGGGTGGTGAAAACAGGAGGGAGTTGCTTTATAACATAGAATACAATCCTGTGTACTGAAGCAGTAAGTACTGGATCATCTATTGGATTTCACACTTGTAGTGGTTGCTGTTTCTTGCCCAGACAATTAGTGTTGCATCTTGCCGCTGAGGCTTAGCTGACTTGTTTTTCTGACTTCATTTGACTCTGTTGTTCTTTTCATTTTGATAGGCAGCTCGTGCTCAGTTTGCTGGCATTTCCGAAAGCAGACATTGTAGCTTGTAAATTATTTCGGTGTACCAGACTCTTAAGCAATTTCAGTTACCCATCCCATCATTTTTGCTGGCAGGATTGATGTTAGGACATGATAATAAGGCTGTCATACTATTTGTTTGTTCAGAAATCGAAAAtgtcagtttttttttaattacagAAGCATCATGCATGTCACTGGGATCGCCCATTTTAATGATTCCAGAAATTTGTTTCGTGCCATTTTGCAATTGGGATGCAACTAACGAAGAAGTCCTTGAATGATTGGGTCGCAATTTCTTCAAAAGATGCTATTCGCTTGGGAAATTTAATTGTCCATTGCTGCTTAGGCGTTTCCACGATGTGCAACTGATTATATAGAAATTGGCACATTGTAATGTGACATCCTCAGATTGATGACCCTCGTGACATGACTTGCTTTTTGTCCTACAACTAACTAATGTACCAGTTTGTTTTTGGCCACCCAAACCAGGAATGGTGCGCCATGAAGCATGAACTATCAAAATCGGACAACTTAATCCTCTAGTTGGTTTTACCATTATAGATAAACGCATTTTCTCTCAATACGTATGAATTGGAGGGGAAAATGGACTAAATCTCTACCTCAATCAATCCATCCTAATATGGATGAATTGGAGGAGATTAATATACATTCAAACAAGTTTATAGATGGTGATGTTGCACCAAGAACCTCAGGTTTCTCTCACACACATAGGAGAGGCCTAATTTGTTCTGCATGAGAGAGAGTAATGCTTGCCTACACGACTGAACACTACTCAATGGGCAGCTGTGTAGGCCAAATGAATATTACTCAATAGACAGCTGTATAGGCCGATTAGTCTAGTGTTTGGTTGGGGAGTGAGGTAGAATGAAATGGATCTATTTCTAATTTTAAGAATGGAGTGGTTTCATTATATTTTTAGTTGGAGGGTTGGAGTAGTTCTATTtttgtgtttggttggagggacAGGCATATCACGGCTTAGACTCCGTCAAGCACCGTTACATCTGTGTCCACCTGTCAGTGAAATAAAGCACAGTGCGTCTTCTTTCTCGTCACgctcgcctgctgctgctgctacctgCAGCGCTTGCCAATCGCCCGGCCATGCGCGCCCCCTGCCGCACGCGCCGCTGCAGCCTTGCCGCCGGTTCCGCGCGCCCGCGTGCGTTGCGACCTTGCCGCCGGCTCCGCGCGCCCGTTGCCCTATGCGCCGCTTCGGCCGATCGGCCAGCCCCGCTTGCTTGCTTGTTGCGGCTGAAGCGAAGCACTGGCCCTTGAATTGAAGTCGCGAGCAAGCGAGTCGAAGTTCCGGATCCAGTGAATCGATGCTCCAACGGTGTAGCTATGGACAGCACAGAGAGCGAGGAAGTCGGAGTGAGACGGCATAAAAGTGGAGCGAACTGGTTTGATCGATTTCACGAAACGAGCTCATCCCAAATCTGCATAGAATATTCCTCATCCAGAGCCATTCCATCCTCTCGCACTCGAACCAAACAGTTTCAAAAATAAAGCCGCTCCGTTCCAATTCATGCTATCccaccaaccaaacacaccctaaagCCAAACAGCTGGGAACGGGGGGAGAGGCAACGAATCCAGGGCCCTGTTTGGATTTTAGGGGTAAAGATTTACCCAAAGGTAAATGTTTTACACTTCACATTTGCCCCTAACTAATTTACTCCATAGGACGTTTGGATTTAGGGGTAAAATGAGGGTAAAAGTGGTTAGAAATAGCAATTAATGTCCCTCATGTACCCAGTTTTACTCCAATTTGACACCCTCCAAGGGATAAAGAGGTAAAGAGGGGGCAAATGGATAAAGAGACACATTTGCTCTACATGTTTGGATTTTTAGAGGTAAATGGGATGCAAATTTACCCCTTTTACCCTTTTAGCCCACCACCCAAACATGGCCCAGGAAGCCAAATCCTTCTTCCACCGAAACGCAGGTTGCCGAATCAAGTGCAGCAGATTTGAGTTCGAGCGGCAGGAGCGGTTGAGCCAATCCCCTACACGATCCGCCTCCATGGCTGTCaatcctccgcctccgcctccgcctcctggGTCGTCATCTTCGGCTCCGGCGGGGGGCAACTACTTTCCGCTCCCTTTccatctgcagcagcaccagccgcagccgcagatGCAGCCGCCGATGGCGGCGAGTACCTACTAGCTACCAGCAGCAGCTGCATCAGGCGCATCAGCTCTTCCAGCGGGACGCGCAGACCATCACCCCCGAGGCGCTGCAGAGCGTCGAGGCTGCGCTCGCCACCAGCGACGTCCTCGACCCGgccgccagcgccagcgccaggCCCGCTGATCCCTCCACCAGCAAGAAGCCCATCCCCCGCCGCGCAGCCGGACAATCCTGGGAAGACCCCACCCTCACGGACTGGCCCGAAAATACCAGCCATGCCTTCTCTTATCTTAAATCTTAATTCAGTTTCCTTTGTTTCATGCCTCACCCTTCTCCCGTTTCATTGGGTCTGAACTCTCATTAATATGAGTATTCACAAACCTGAATTGTTCCCATAGATTTTTCAGCAAGAAGTTCAATACTGTGTACTTTGTATTAGAAATCCGGTTATCGCAGTAGTCATTCTGTTACGACTCATCATTTATGTAGACAAAACGCTTCATTCCCAAAAATCATGCACAGTTGGTGATATCTTCAGCGTGATTGTCCAGGTGAGATCAGCTGGAGCAAGCCTGCTAAGAAATAAATATCATCAGAAGAATGACAGCGAGATGTGAGCTACAGCTACATATGAATCGACATTAATATGCATAAGCCATCAAGTGCAGATTAAAGTACAACGAATTTGAATTTCCTTTAGTTACGAAGAACTAGTGGTACTAGGGACTATATCAttccaaaataaatattataaaTCTGATATGCCAATgccttgaaaaaaaaaaacagattctgcatcatgtaacaaaagtcccgaaaaaaaaaagagtaagcATAAGAAACATGTGAGCTTGTGACAACTTAAAGAAATGGGAAAAGTCCGTTTTTGGACCTTGAACTATCAAGATCGTCCGATTTTGGACCCTGAACTACGAAACTGGACATCCTACACCCTTGaactaatcaaaccgtgcaaaatacCCCCTCGAGCTGAAACCA
This portion of the Panicum virgatum strain AP13 chromosome 2N, P.virgatum_v5, whole genome shotgun sequence genome encodes:
- the LOC120658530 gene encoding pentatricopeptide repeat-containing protein At1g26460, mitochondrial-like; amino-acid sequence: MAAAAAATSLLLRRNCNPQLLLLRAAISSSRALPQQAELSPEPTAAAAPDPAPLPPNPSTGSPFYGENWRNPAAANPPSSLLPAVIGGTPFGAHQRMAAYSDATGLKETFAMWMAEQRWEDMKQLFDSWVRSLDTATGKPNRPDVDLFNHYLRANLMTGATPHEMLELAYHMREFEIEPNTASYNLVLKSMVTAQEAKGAEQLVERMLRTGTVPDDESYNLVVGLLIRQNLFDSALKYLDMMLKSGHTLSLTIFTDYVRACVRSGRLDTLASIIEKCKTTDKNKVLCPQWTWCIDLAEAAFEANNSKLALFALEFLARWIVRGENAKPPAQLSVNEGLVISALSAAGRTYSTDLLNAAWSLLRKSLRQKRAPTPDTYLAKIYAHSSIGQLQRAFGTLREFENAYGNSEDIDPELFSPFTSLHPLVVACCKDGFSTLDSVYVQLENLTRADPPYKSVAALNCIILGCANIWDIDRAYETFVAIKDKFELTPDIHSYNALLCAFGKKKGTEEACNVFEHILTLGVKPNATTYSLLVDAHLANKDPKAALAVIDKMVDAGFIPSKDTLKKVRRRCSRESDFDSDEKVQSLAKQFNYRMGGENRRELLYNIEYNPVY